One genomic segment of uncultured Fibrobacter sp. includes these proteins:
- the pyrH gene encoding UMP kinase — MSKFKRILLKLSGEALAGEKGHGIDNQILSDMASEIASIVKQGVQVALVIGGGNLVRGISASAGGMNRAQGDAMGMLGTVMNGLAMQDALDKQGVDSVVMSAIRMEPVCEFFDRRKALKLLSAGSVVIFSAGTGNPFFTTDSCAALRAIESECDVIMKATKVDGIYTADPVKDPTATRFDDISYKEVISRGLKVMDTAAVALCMENNMPIFVFKMEKGNLTRAAIEGDLGTLVHC, encoded by the coding sequence ATGTCTAAATTCAAGCGCATTCTTCTCAAGCTCAGTGGCGAAGCCCTCGCAGGCGAAAAGGGCCACGGTATCGACAACCAGATTCTCTCTGACATGGCGTCCGAAATTGCCTCCATCGTCAAGCAGGGCGTGCAAGTTGCTCTCGTCATTGGCGGCGGCAATCTCGTCCGCGGCATTTCTGCTTCTGCAGGCGGCATGAACCGCGCCCAGGGCGATGCCATGGGCATGCTTGGCACTGTGATGAACGGCCTCGCCATGCAAGATGCTTTGGACAAGCAGGGCGTTGACTCTGTTGTGATGTCCGCGATCCGCATGGAACCGGTCTGCGAATTCTTTGACCGCCGCAAGGCCCTCAAGCTTTTGTCCGCAGGCTCCGTGGTGATTTTCTCCGCAGGCACCGGCAACCCGTTCTTCACGACGGACAGCTGCGCCGCTCTTCGCGCTATCGAAAGCGAATGCGACGTGATTATGAAGGCGACTAAGGTCGATGGCATCTACACCGCAGACCCGGTCAAGGACCCGACCGCGACCCGCTTCGACGACATCAGCTACAAGGAAGTTATCTCTCGCGGCCTCAAGGTCATGGACACCGCAGCGGTCGCTCTCTGCATGGAAAACAATATGCCCATCTTCGTGTTCAAGATGGAAAAGGGCAACCTCACGCGCGCCGCTATCGAAGGCGACCTCGGCACGCTGGTGCACTGCTAA